CGTCAACTTCCTCGGACAGGTCGAACTCGACACGCCAGCGCTGAGCCGGGTCTACGTACGGTCACTGACGCCGGCGTCGCACGGAAACGCGCTCGGCATGGGCCTCGCGGACCTCGTCCACCGTGACGTCGCGGCAGCCGTCGACTTCGACGACACGTACGTCAACATCGTGACCAGCGGCGAACCGAGCCGAGCGAAACTCCCCTTTGTCGTCCCGAGTGATGCGACGGCGTTCGTGCTTTCGGCGTCGATGACTGGCGTCGCCAGTGCGAGTGAGCTCCGCATCGCCCGCATCGAGAACACCCTCGCGCCCGAAGAGCTGTGGGTGTCGAAACCGGTCGCCGAGGAACTCGCCGACCGAGACGACGTCCACGTCCACGAGGACCAGCCCTGGGCGTTCGACGAACACGGCGAACTCGCGATGCCGCTGGAGTGAGACGACGCCCGCCCTCGACGACCGCGGCGTGAGCCGAGCCGACCACGCGGTGGACGCCACGCGATTCTACCTTATCGATACTTATTTACACCGATAGCAAAATTGTGTGACACCGACACACAGCGCACACAGTATCATGACCACCGGAAGTTCACAACCACGAATCGAGGTAGAACACGTCGAGAAGCGCTTCGGCACTGTGGAGGCCCTCTCGGACGTCACACTCACGCTCGGAGACAACGAGGTCCTTGGGCTCGTCGGCGACAACGGTGCCGGCAAGTCGACCTTCATCAAGACACTCGTCGGCATCCACCAGCCCGACGGCGGCGAGATAAGGTTCAACGGAGAGCCAGTCACCATCGACGGCCCGAAACACGCCCGGAAGCTCGGCATCGGGACCGTCTATCAGGACCTCGCACTCGTCGACGAACTATCCGTCGCCGAGAACCTCTTCCTCGGCCGGATGCCGGTGAAGAAAGTGGGCGGCCTCCTCTCGGTCGTCGACCAGAAACAGATGAAAGAGGAGGCCGAGCGTATCCTGAGCGAGCACCTCGAAATCCACGTCGACCCTGATACGCCGGTCGAGTATCTCTCCGGCGGCGAGCGACAGGCGGTCGCCATCGGGCGCGCCCTCGTCACCGACCCCGACATCGTCCTCCTCGACGAACCGACGTCCGCGCTCTCGAAGGCTGCCGTCGAACACGTCGAAGAGCTCGTCGCGCAGTTACGCGACAGCGGTCACTCGGTCATCCTGATCGACCACAACCTCGAGGAGGTGTTGTCGATGACCGACCGCATCGCCGTGCTCTTCCAGGGGCGTATCGTCGACGTCGTCGACGCCGAGGACGTCACCCGCGACGACGTGGTCAGCATGATGGTCTCGGGACAGTCCACCCGCGAGGAGGGAGACGACGAACCGCTCGGCCGCCAGGCGGACACCACCTCGTCGAGTTCGTCCACAGCGTGAGGGCCATCGGCGGGGTCGACGGGACGACTCGCGATGTGACGTCGGGCGAGGCGTTCTGACCGGCGCGACACTCACCTCCATCCCCTTCCTGGCAGCCTGCCCCCTCGACGTCTTCTCGTACGGCGTCTTCGCAGCCGCCAGTCGGCATCTCACCCATCGAGCGGGGCGTCCGTGACGTCAGTCGGGGAAGTATTAAGTGGGACTAGCTAACACGTTTGTGTGGAACGGTAATTAACGACCATGACAAGTAGACGTAACATCCTCAAGGGGATCGGAGCAGCGGGCATCGCCGGCCTCGCCGGCTGTGCAGGTGGACAGGGCGGTAACCAGTCGGGGAGCGGTGACAGTGGTGGTGATGGTGGTAGCGGCAGCGACGACGGGTCGAGCCAGGGAACCACGGTCGGTGACACTGAAAGCTCGGGCAGCGACACACAGCGGTTCGCCGTCTCGATGAAGTCGATGGGTCAGGCCGGTCTGTACGTGCAGGGGCAGGCCGCGAAGTGGTACACCCAGGACCGTGACGACGTCGAGATCACCATCCTGGACGCCCAGTTCGACGCCTCGAAACAGACGCAGGACGCCATCAACGCGATCAACCAGGGGCTCGACGGCATCTTGCTGAACCCCTTCGACGCCAAGGCGTCGCGCAGAATCGTCGAGGCGGCGACGGAGGAGGACATCCCGGTGATGAACTTCGACACGGCGACGCTGTCGGAAGACGTCGTCATGGGTGCGCTCTTCGGTCAGTACGCCGGGGGGCAGGTCGCAGGCGAGCGGTTCACCCAGATGATCGAGGAGAAGGGCATCGAGAACCCCACGGTCATCACGAGTGTCTTCAACTTCGAGTCCACGACGAGTCAGGCGCGCCTGTACGGCTTCACCGAGAACATCCCCGACAGCGTCGAGGTCGTCAACCGCATCGAGAGTGACGGGACGCCCGAGGACTCCGCTCCTCAGACGCAGAGTGCTCTCCAGGCCAACCCCGACGTCGACGCCATCTACTCCAACAACGTCGGCAGTGGGATGGGTGCGCTGACGGCGCTCGACCAGATGGACATGTACTACACGAAGGACAACGAGGACCACGTCATGGCGTTCGGTATCGACGGTGGTCCCGAACTCAACCAGCGGATCGGGAGCGGGTACTACGACTTCGCGGTCGACCAGCCCCTCCACATGTATGCACCGCTGACGCTCGAACTGATGTGGGGCTACCTCGAGAACGGTGAGAGCGCGCTCCCGCAGGTCGGAGACACGGTCACGCCCGGTGAGGACCTCTCGATCGAGGACAAGACGGTCGAGGGCATCAACCCGTGGTCCGAACAGTTCTGGGGCCCCGCCGAGATGACCGAGTACGAGGCCGAAGACACCGCCTGGTGGCCCTGGATGAAGTGCCAGCACGCGATGATCACCCAGGAGAACGCCGACGCCCCCTACCTCTACGGTAACGTCTACCGTGAGATCGAGGGGTCGAACTGACCTCCCTCACCTCACGGGACGATGAGCACACTATCCAACGTCAGTTCGACGGTCTCTGAACTGCAGGGCGACCGGACGCGGATGCTGTTGTTCGCGCTGGACAACCTCATCTGGCCCATCCTGTTAGTCGCGTTTATCGTCTTCTCGTTACTCCTCCCCGAGATATTCACCCAGTACCGGAACATCGAGTTCCTCCTGTACACGAGCGCCGGGCTCGGAGCCATCACGCTCGCGGAGGCCATCTGCCTCATCAGTGGGAACTTCGACCTGTCGGTCGGGTCCATCGCGGGGTTCTCGTCGATGTTCACCGCGCTGTTCCTCACGAGCTGGTTCAGCGGGGCGCCGGGCATCGTCGGCATCCTGGTTATCCTCGCGGTCGGTGGTGGAATTGGCTTCCTGAACGGGTTCTTCATCGCCAAGTTCGACGTGAACCCGTTCCTCCAGACGCTGTCTGCGCTCATCGTCTTCGAGGGAGGCATCTTGGTCCTGTCGACGCGGTCCGTTTACGAACTCCCGGAGAGCTACCTGTGGCTCGGCGGTGGAGAGGTGGCGCTCGGGGGGCTGCTCCCACAGTCGGTTCCCATTGCCGTCTTCTTCATGCTCGGCCTCTTCGTCACGGTGTGGTTCGTCCTGATGAAGACCCGGTTCGGCCGAGCGGTGTACGCGGTCGGTGGCGACGAGGAGTCAGCCGCCGAAGCCGGCATCGATACGGACCGTGTGGTCATCGCCGTCTTCGTCCTCTCGGGTATGCTGGCCGCGACCGGCGGCCTCCTCCTGACGGGGTTCAACGGCGGGGCGACGCCGACGCTCGGAACCTCGCAGCTGTTCCCCGCGTTCACCGCTGCCGTCATCGGCGGCGTGAGCCTGTTCGGCGGCCGGGGGAACGTCTTCAACGCGCTCGGCGGGGTCCTGTTGCTGAGTACCATCGCCGCCGGACTCGTCATGCTGAACATCGACCCGCAGGTCGTCCAGACCATCAACGGCCTCGTGCTGTTCGCGGCCATCCTGCTGTACACCTTCGTCCAGCGGTTCCGGGGGCGGCTGCTCTCGGACCTCTGACCCGTTGGACACCCGCCTTCCGAAGCAGGTGTGGGGTGTCGAGCGCCCGACGGAGTTCGATTGCGACGGCAGTCGTTCGTGTCGTTCTCGGTCGTGTCGAACTGTCCCTGCTCCGTGTGGCCGGCAGCCGGTGTTGCAGTGCACGGAAACCGGACGTCCCGACGACGACCCTACACGGCGCACTCGAGGCTCATCGCACGGTGTTGCGGACGACTCGGACGTGACACATCCGGCGGCGATAGACGCAAAAAAGCGCGGTCTCAGGCCGTTATTCGCTGCCGCCGGGGACGACGACTTTCTTCAGTCCCTCGTTGTTCTCCATCTGTTCGAACGCGGCCGGAATCTCCTCGAGGCCGACCTCTTCGGTGATGAGCGAGTCGGCGTCGATACGACCGTGTTTGAGGAGCGAAACGGCGCGCTGGAACGAGTCCCGCGTGAGAGCGAACGTGCCTCGGAGGTCCAGGTCGTTGTAGAAGAAGTCGAAGGGGCTGATCTCCATCGCCACGTCCTGTCTCGGAACGCCCACGATGAGGGTCGTCCCACCCTTGGCGGTCACCTCGTGGGCCTGTTCGATGGTCGGGACCAGTCCGACGACCTCGATGCCGGCGTCGACTTCGCCGATCTCTTCCCGGATGGTTTCGACGGGGTCGCCCGCTTCGGGGTCGACGACGAGGTCGGCACCCAGCTCGGCGGCGAGTTCGCGGCGCTTGGGGTCGAGCTCCGACACCGCAATCGGGCCCGCACCGCGATTCCGGAGCGTCTGCAGCAACAGGAGGCCAATCGGTCCCGCGCCGATTATCGCGACGCTGTCGGCCTGCCCGACGCCGCTCCGGTCGGCGGCGTGGACACAGCAGCCGAGTGGTTCCGCGAGCGCTGCGTGACGGAACGGCATATCGCCGACCGGCTCGACGTTGGCTTCGGGCACGAGCACGTAGTCGGCGAACGAGCCGTCGAGAACGCGGTCGGCGGCACCGCCGATCGAGGTCGCGCTCTCGCAGAGGTTGGTCTCCCCTCGCTTGCAGTACGAGCAGGCACCACACGACACCGTGGGATTCATCGCGACGCGGTCGCCGGGCGCCACTCTCGTGACGTCGTCGCCGATTTCGGCGACGGTTCCTGCGCTTTCGTGCCCGGGCACGACCGGGAAGTCGACGGCGAAGGACCCGTGATACATGTGAAGGTCGGTCGTGCAGATGCCGCACGCACCGACGCGTAACACGACTTCGTTCGGCCCTGGTTCAGGCTGGTCCTGCTCTCGTACCTCTATCTCGCCGACGTCTGTCAGCGACGCTACGCGCATCGGTGTCTCCGTGGACGGTCGCGGGCTGGTTCCTCTGTTCGGTCGTCGAGTGTGTGTGTCTGCATCATTGCTTTCGTTTCGTCGTAAGGCTGGGTGGGGGGTTCAACGTCGGCAGGGACGAGCGTGACTCCGTCCTGAACCGCGGTCGAGTCAGTGACACGGTCTACCCCAAGTCAGATACATTCAAACATTGTATATAAAAATTGGTACCATCCGACCAGCTGACCGGGCCGTACCGACAGTGCCTATCGACGGTCCAGTCGCCAGCTGTCGATGGGGACCTGGCCGCCGTCGACACGGAGTTCGTGACCGTTGACGTAGTCGCTCGCCGGAGCGGCCAGGAACGTGACCGCGTCGGCGACCTCCTCGGGCTCGGCGAACCGTCCCAGTGGGTTGTTGTCGAGGATCTGCTCGGTGACCGCATCGCTGAATCCCTCCGTCAGCCTCGTGTTGGCCCACCCGGGGGCGACCGCGTTGACGCGGACCCCTTCCCGCCCGAGTTCGAGGGCGAGGCTCTTCGTCAATCCCAGAAGGCTGTACTTCGCGACGTCGTAGGCGGGTGACATCCCGACACCGTTTTTCGTGTGGATCGAAGTGAAATTGATTATCTTCCCGTAGCCCTGTTCGACCATCCCGTCGACCACTTCGCGCGTGCAGTTCAGCGCGCCACGGAGGTGTACGTCGAGGTTCAGCTCGAAGGTTCCGTCGTACTCGTCGTCCAGGAACGGTCCCGCGTCGCCCACACCCGCGTTGTTGACGAGGATGTCGACCGGACCGAGTTCGTCAGTCGCGGTCTCGACCATCGCAGCCACTTCCGTTTCGTCGCTCACGTCTGCGGGAACGCCGACCGCGTCGACACCGAGGTCGCGAATCTCGGCTGCGGTCTCTTCGGCCACCGTCTCGTCGATGTCGTTGACGACGACGTCCGCCCCGTTTCGCGCCAGTTCTTCGGCAGACGCTCGCCCCATTCCCCGCCCCGATCCACTGACAATCGCAGTCTTGCCTGTGAGGTCGCAATCCATTGCATCGACCACCTTCCGCTGGGACGGTTAAGTATATTGGGAGCATGGAAAGAAATAAATATCATTATCCTTCAACGTGTTACCGGAGACACGTATGACAGACGGATACCGTAGACGACAGTACCTGAAAGGGGCTGGAGCGACGAGTTTAGGTGTTCTGGGTGCTCTCGCTGGCTGTACCCGTGGCGGGTCGAGTTCGGACGGCGGGAGTTCGAGTAGCGGGTCGAGCGATGGGTCGAGCGGTGGATCCGGCGACAGTTCCGGTGGCGGCTCGGACGGCGGGTCGAGTTCCTCCGAGGAACTCCCCATCCCACTCAGCGAGTACGACAGCGCGGACATCGACTGGCAACAGTTCGAGGGCGACCAGATCAACATCGGTGCAGTCCAGCATCCGTGGGTCCAGGCCATCAAGCCTGCCATCCCGGTCTTCGAGGAACTCACTGGCATCGACGTCCAGTGGAACATCCTGCCGGAGAACCAGTTCCGGACCAAGCGCCAGACCGACGCGAGCACCGGTGCTGGGCAGTTCGACGTGTTCTTCATGGACCAGGTCGTCAACCAGTTCCGCAACGAGGGCTGGCTCCAGCCGCTCGACCCGTACTTCAACGACGAGAGCCTCTACGACGAGAGCTTCTACAAGCCCAACGACCTCTTCGAGTCGTCGCGGTGGCAGGCCCACGGTGGTGGCTACAGCGACAACTGGACCGGCCTCCCCATCACAGTCGAGGTCCAGACCCAGTTCTACCGCCAGGACCTCTACGACAAACACGATCTGGAGGTCGCCGAGACGTGGCAACAGCACCGCGAGAACGCCAAGGTCATCGACGAGAACGAAGATGTCGCCGGGACGTCCGGTCGTGGCCAGAAGGGCTACGGGATGAACATCTACATCCTGAACACGTTCCTCCGCCAGAAGGGGACCAGCCTCTGGAGCGACTTCCCCAACGACTCCGGTCTCGACACCCAGGGCGTCATCGAGGCAGCAGAGTACTACACGAGCCTCCTGCAGGACTACGGGCCGGACGGCGCGTCGACTCAGACCTGGTCCGACGTCCAGGCGGCGATGGCGGAAGGGCAGACTGGCCACATCGTCGCTGACGCCAACATGTTCTGGGGCGGCCTGACCAACGACGAGTCCAACGTCGCCGACACCGTCCAAATCGCGAAGGTTCCCAAGCCGGAAGGCGGCGAGCTGAATCCGAACGCGTTCAACTGGCAGATCTCGACGTCCACGAACGCGCAGAACTCCGAGCAGGGCTTCCTGTTCATGCTGTGGGCGACGTCCCCACCGACCGACCTCTGGATAAACACGGAGAGCAGCGGTGTGTTCTCCGTGCGCCAGTCCACCTGGGAGAACGACGACTACATCTCGAAAGTCGGAGAGGACTACGCACAGGTCTCGCTCGAATCGCTCAAGGCCTCGGCGCCTGACCCGTTCGACCGGAAGTACCCCGAATGGGGCCAGCGCTACTCCGAGGAACTGCAGCGGGCCATCACCGGCCAGAAACCCGCCGAGAAGGCGATGAAGGACGCCGCGGCGACTGCCGAAGACATCTACAGCGGCTGAGGCAACGCACGATACTCGCACCCGGATTAATTTTCCACACATCATGAGCACACCAACACAGACAGAAACGACAAACAAACACGGCGTCGCCAAGCTCCGGGACCTGTGGAACGACTACCTCCCGTACTGGTTCGTTGCACCGATGGTGCTGGTGATGGTGATGATTACCTTCTTCCCCGGTGCGTACGACCTGTATCTCAGCCTGATCGAAGAGCCTACGGTGAACATCTTCGCAGCCGAATTCGTCGGCCTGGAGAACTTCGAGACGGCGTTCACCCGTGGGGGGGCGTTCCACTCGTTCGTCATCACGGTCACCGTCGTCGTCAGTGCCCTGCTCCTCGAGAGCCTCCTCGGCTTCTTCC
This is a stretch of genomic DNA from Salinigranum halophilum. It encodes these proteins:
- a CDS encoding ATP-binding cassette domain-containing protein, whose protein sequence is MTTGSSQPRIEVEHVEKRFGTVEALSDVTLTLGDNEVLGLVGDNGAGKSTFIKTLVGIHQPDGGEIRFNGEPVTIDGPKHARKLGIGTVYQDLALVDELSVAENLFLGRMPVKKVGGLLSVVDQKQMKEEAERILSEHLEIHVDPDTPVEYLSGGERQAVAIGRALVTDPDIVLLDEPTSALSKAAVEHVEELVAQLRDSGHSVILIDHNLEEVLSMTDRIAVLFQGRIVDVVDAEDVTRDDVVSMMVSGQSTREEGDDEPLGRQADTTSSSSSTA
- a CDS encoding sugar ABC transporter substrate-binding protein codes for the protein MTSRRNILKGIGAAGIAGLAGCAGGQGGNQSGSGDSGGDGGSGSDDGSSQGTTVGDTESSGSDTQRFAVSMKSMGQAGLYVQGQAAKWYTQDRDDVEITILDAQFDASKQTQDAINAINQGLDGILLNPFDAKASRRIVEAATEEDIPVMNFDTATLSEDVVMGALFGQYAGGQVAGERFTQMIEEKGIENPTVITSVFNFESTTSQARLYGFTENIPDSVEVVNRIESDGTPEDSAPQTQSALQANPDVDAIYSNNVGSGMGALTALDQMDMYYTKDNEDHVMAFGIDGGPELNQRIGSGYYDFAVDQPLHMYAPLTLELMWGYLENGESALPQVGDTVTPGEDLSIEDKTVEGINPWSEQFWGPAEMTEYEAEDTAWWPWMKCQHAMITQENADAPYLYGNVYREIEGSN
- a CDS encoding ABC transporter permease, with the translated sequence MSTLSNVSSTVSELQGDRTRMLLFALDNLIWPILLVAFIVFSLLLPEIFTQYRNIEFLLYTSAGLGAITLAEAICLISGNFDLSVGSIAGFSSMFTALFLTSWFSGAPGIVGILVILAVGGGIGFLNGFFIAKFDVNPFLQTLSALIVFEGGILVLSTRSVYELPESYLWLGGGEVALGGLLPQSVPIAVFFMLGLFVTVWFVLMKTRFGRAVYAVGGDEESAAEAGIDTDRVVIAVFVLSGMLAATGGLLLTGFNGGATPTLGTSQLFPAFTAAVIGGVSLFGGRGNVFNALGGVLLLSTIAAGLVMLNIDPQVVQTINGLVLFAAILLYTFVQRFRGRLLSDL
- a CDS encoding zinc-dependent alcohol dehydrogenase family protein — encoded protein: MRVASLTDVGEIEVREQDQPEPGPNEVVLRVGACGICTTDLHMYHGSFAVDFPVVPGHESAGTVAEIGDDVTRVAPGDRVAMNPTVSCGACSYCKRGETNLCESATSIGGAADRVLDGSFADYVLVPEANVEPVGDMPFRHAALAEPLGCCVHAADRSGVGQADSVAIIGAGPIGLLLLQTLRNRGAGPIAVSELDPKRRELAAELGADLVVDPEAGDPVETIREEIGEVDAGIEVVGLVPTIEQAHEVTAKGGTTLIVGVPRQDVAMEISPFDFFYNDLDLRGTFALTRDSFQRAVSLLKHGRIDADSLITEEVGLEEIPAAFEQMENNEGLKKVVVPGGSE
- a CDS encoding SDR family NAD(P)-dependent oxidoreductase — encoded protein: MDCDLTGKTAIVSGSGRGMGRASAEELARNGADVVVNDIDETVAEETAAEIRDLGVDAVGVPADVSDETEVAAMVETATDELGPVDILVNNAGVGDAGPFLDDEYDGTFELNLDVHLRGALNCTREVVDGMVEQGYGKIINFTSIHTKNGVGMSPAYDVAKYSLLGLTKSLALELGREGVRVNAVAPGWANTRLTEGFSDAVTEQILDNNPLGRFAEPEEVADAVTFLAAPASDYVNGHELRVDGGQVPIDSWRLDRR
- a CDS encoding extracellular solute-binding protein, whose protein sequence is MTDGYRRRQYLKGAGATSLGVLGALAGCTRGGSSSDGGSSSSGSSDGSSGGSGDSSGGGSDGGSSSSEELPIPLSEYDSADIDWQQFEGDQINIGAVQHPWVQAIKPAIPVFEELTGIDVQWNILPENQFRTKRQTDASTGAGQFDVFFMDQVVNQFRNEGWLQPLDPYFNDESLYDESFYKPNDLFESSRWQAHGGGYSDNWTGLPITVEVQTQFYRQDLYDKHDLEVAETWQQHRENAKVIDENEDVAGTSGRGQKGYGMNIYILNTFLRQKGTSLWSDFPNDSGLDTQGVIEAAEYYTSLLQDYGPDGASTQTWSDVQAAMAEGQTGHIVADANMFWGGLTNDESNVADTVQIAKVPKPEGGELNPNAFNWQISTSTNAQNSEQGFLFMLWATSPPTDLWINTESSGVFSVRQSTWENDDYISKVGEDYAQVSLESLKASAPDPFDRKYPEWGQRYSEELQRAITGQKPAEKAMKDAAATAEDIYSG